The following are encoded together in the Acidovorax sp. KKS102 genome:
- a CDS encoding enoyl-CoA hydratase/isomerase family protein — MSSQNLSITQTGAVARITLTQPEIRNAFSDEVIAEITAAFIDVGGRADVRVVVLAAEGPAFCAGANLNWMRRMADYTRDENIADAGKLAEMLRVIYECPKPTIARVQGDVYAGGMGLVAACDMAVAVDTAGFCLSEVKLGLIPATISPYVIRAMGARAAHRYFLTAERFGAAEALRIGFVHEVVAADQLDAKVDELLKALTAASPNAVRVCKKLVMDVAEREINAGLIAATVQGIADIRASDEGKEGVQSFLNKRKPAWLG, encoded by the coding sequence ATGAGCAGCCAGAACCTTTCCATCACCCAGACCGGCGCCGTGGCGCGCATCACGCTCACGCAGCCGGAGATTCGCAACGCGTTCAGCGACGAAGTCATTGCCGAGATCACCGCCGCCTTCATCGATGTGGGTGGGCGCGCCGATGTGCGCGTCGTGGTGCTGGCGGCCGAAGGACCGGCCTTTTGCGCCGGTGCCAACCTCAACTGGATGCGCCGAATGGCCGACTACACGCGCGATGAAAACATCGCCGACGCGGGCAAGCTGGCCGAGATGTTGCGCGTGATTTATGAATGCCCCAAGCCTACGATTGCCCGCGTGCAGGGCGACGTGTACGCCGGGGGCATGGGCCTGGTGGCCGCGTGCGACATGGCCGTGGCAGTGGACACGGCGGGCTTCTGCCTCAGCGAAGTGAAGTTGGGGCTCATCCCCGCCACCATCAGTCCTTATGTGATCCGTGCCATGGGTGCGCGCGCTGCGCACCGTTACTTTCTGACGGCCGAGCGATTTGGCGCGGCCGAGGCGCTGCGCATCGGCTTTGTGCACGAGGTGGTGGCTGCTGATCAGCTCGATGCCAAAGTGGACGAACTGCTCAAGGCCCTGACCGCCGCCAGTCCCAACGCCGTGCGCGTGTGCAAGAAGCTGGTGATGGATGTGGCCGAGCGCGAGATCAACGCCGGGCTGATTGCCGCCACCGTGCAGGGCATCGCCGACATCCGCGCCAGCGACGAGGGCAAGGAAGGCGTGCAGTCGTTCCTCAACAAGCGCAAACCCGCCTGGTTGGGCTGA
- a CDS encoding LysR family transcriptional regulator yields the protein MAKRPVTHRMIEAFRAAMLHGGISAGADALGIPQPSMSRLIADLQKVVGFPLFQKSGRSVKPTDEAIVLMTKVQQSFVGLEEITSFSTQLQKQMTGRLSICTIPSIGHSVMPEIIEHLRAKFPDVVVSLTVSSYLEVARNVRNRQADIGLTADKLSIGNLETVAEFTSDCVCIGTSKWLTASAKQVDVKEFAGKPFVALTGTFQRQLDALLSANGVTVDAMIEVSLFQTVSELVLRGMGVSVVDPLTGAKHRQRGGITLPLRPACTYTVYATAMSDTRLGAPARELLQLLKSATDAARTHTTRE from the coding sequence ATGGCAAAGCGACCCGTCACCCACCGCATGATAGAGGCGTTCAGAGCAGCGATGCTGCATGGCGGCATCAGCGCGGGCGCCGATGCGTTGGGGATTCCCCAACCTTCGATGAGCCGACTCATCGCTGACTTGCAAAAGGTCGTCGGCTTTCCACTCTTCCAGAAGAGCGGGCGAAGCGTCAAGCCTACCGACGAAGCCATTGTTCTTATGACGAAGGTCCAGCAGTCGTTCGTCGGCCTCGAAGAAATCACTAGCTTCTCGACACAGCTGCAAAAGCAAATGACTGGGAGGCTATCGATCTGTACCATCCCTTCGATTGGACACTCGGTGATGCCGGAGATCATCGAGCACCTGCGCGCCAAGTTCCCGGATGTCGTCGTAAGTCTCACGGTGTCTTCGTACCTCGAGGTGGCGCGCAACGTCCGGAACAGGCAGGCGGACATTGGTCTCACGGCGGACAAGCTGTCCATCGGCAACCTCGAGACCGTCGCGGAGTTCACGTCCGATTGTGTCTGCATCGGCACGAGCAAGTGGCTTACTGCTTCCGCGAAGCAAGTCGATGTCAAGGAGTTCGCAGGAAAGCCATTCGTGGCGTTAACCGGCACATTCCAACGGCAATTGGATGCGCTGCTGTCGGCCAACGGCGTGACGGTCGACGCAATGATCGAAGTGTCGCTCTTCCAGACAGTCAGTGAGTTGGTCCTGCGTGGAATGGGCGTGTCGGTCGTAGACCCGCTGACCGGTGCCAAGCACCGCCAGCGTGGAGGCATCACGTTGCCGCTTCGGCCTGCATGCACCTACACCGTATACGCGACCGCGATGAGTGACACGCGGTTGGGAGCGCCTGCGCGGGAGCTGCTCCAGCTGCTCAAGTCGGCCACCGACGCGGCTCGAACACATACCACGCGCGAATAG
- a CDS encoding AMP-binding protein encodes MTTAAATQSAPLVDSYARGATDVPLIEQTIGAFFADMVARQPEREALVSVHQGRCYTYAQLQTEAHRLASALLGLGLTPGDRVGIWSHNNAEWVLMQLATAQMGLVLVNINPAYRTSEVEYALNKVGCKLLVTMARFKTSDYLGMLRELAPEWHHQLPGQLGSVKLPHLNTVVWIDEAGQGADEPGLLRFSDLLARGNAADPRLAHIAATLKATDPINIQFTSGTTGFPKGATLTHRNILNNGFFIGECMKLTPEDRLCIPVPLYHCFGMVLGNLACLTHGATIVYPNDGFDPITVLQTVQDERCTGLHGVPTMFIAELDHPRFAEFNLSTLRTGIMAGSPCPTEVMKRVVEQMNLREITIAYGMTETSPVSCQSSTDTPLDKRVSTVGQVQPHLEVKIVDPDTGAVVPIGQRGEFCTKGYSVMHGYWGDKAKTREAIDEGGWMHTGDLATMDAEGYVNIVGRIKDMVIRGGENIYPREIEEFLYRHPQVQDVQVVGVPDQKYGEELCAWIIAKPGTQPTEDDIRAFCKGQIAHYKVPRYIRFVTSFPMTVTGKIQKFKIRDEMKDQLGLEEQKTA; translated from the coding sequence GTGACGACTGCAGCCGCAACACAATCCGCACCGCTGGTAGACAGCTACGCCCGTGGCGCTACCGATGTTCCCCTGATCGAGCAGACCATCGGCGCCTTCTTTGCCGACATGGTGGCACGCCAGCCCGAGCGCGAGGCGCTGGTCAGCGTGCACCAGGGCCGCTGCTACACCTACGCCCAGTTGCAGACCGAAGCCCACCGCCTGGCCAGCGCGCTGCTGGGCCTGGGGCTCACCCCCGGCGACCGCGTGGGCATCTGGTCGCACAACAACGCCGAATGGGTGCTGATGCAGCTGGCCACCGCGCAGATGGGCCTGGTGCTGGTCAACATCAACCCGGCCTACCGCACGTCCGAGGTGGAATACGCGCTCAACAAGGTGGGCTGCAAGCTGCTGGTGACCATGGCGCGCTTCAAGACCAGCGACTACCTGGGCATGCTGCGCGAGCTGGCGCCCGAGTGGCACCACCAGCTGCCGGGCCAGCTGGGCTCCGTGAAGCTGCCCCACCTGAACACCGTAGTGTGGATCGATGAGGCGGGGCAGGGCGCCGACGAGCCCGGCCTGCTGCGGTTTTCGGACCTGCTGGCACGCGGCAACGCGGCCGACCCGCGCCTGGCGCACATCGCAGCGACGCTGAAGGCCACCGACCCCATCAACATCCAGTTCACCAGCGGCACCACGGGCTTTCCCAAGGGGGCCACGCTCACGCACCGCAACATCCTGAACAACGGCTTCTTCATCGGCGAGTGCATGAAGCTCACGCCCGAAGACCGGCTGTGCATCCCCGTGCCGCTGTACCACTGCTTTGGCATGGTGCTGGGCAACCTGGCGTGCCTCACGCATGGCGCCACCATCGTGTACCCCAACGACGGATTCGACCCGATCACCGTGCTGCAGACGGTGCAGGACGAGCGCTGCACCGGCCTGCATGGCGTGCCCACCATGTTCATTGCCGAGCTGGACCACCCGCGTTTTGCCGAGTTCAACTTGAGCACCCTGCGCACCGGCATCATGGCCGGCTCGCCTTGCCCCACCGAGGTGATGAAGCGCGTGGTGGAGCAGATGAACCTGCGCGAGATCACCATCGCCTACGGCATGACCGAGACCAGCCCCGTGAGCTGCCAAAGCAGCACCGACACGCCTCTGGACAAGCGCGTATCGACCGTGGGCCAGGTACAGCCGCACCTGGAGGTGAAGATCGTGGACCCGGACACCGGCGCGGTGGTGCCCATCGGCCAGCGCGGCGAGTTCTGCACCAAGGGCTACTCCGTCATGCACGGCTACTGGGGCGACAAAGCCAAGACCCGCGAGGCGATTGACGAAGGTGGCTGGATGCACACCGGCGACCTGGCCACCATGGACGCCGAGGGCTACGTGAACATCGTGGGCCGCATCAAAGACATGGTGATCCGCGGCGGCGAGAACATCTACCCGCGCGAGATTGAAGAGTTTTTGTACCGCCACCCGCAGGTGCAGGACGTGCAGGTGGTGGGCGTGCCCGACCAGAAGTACGGCGAAGAACTCTGCGCTTGGATCATCGCCAAGCCCGGCACCCAGCCGACCGAAGACGACATCCGCGCCTTCTGCAAGGGCCAGATCGCGCACTACAAGGTGCCGCGCTACATCCGCTTTGTCACCAGCTTTCCGATGACGGTGACGGGCAAGATCCAGAAGTTCAAGATCCGCGACGAGATGAAGGACCAGCTGGGTCTGGAAGAACAGAAAACCGCTTGA
- a CDS encoding carboxyl transferase domain-containing protein, producing MTILDTQLNARSADFLANAAAMRTLVDDLRAQLDKVAQGGGEAARAKHTARGKLLPRERVQMLLDPGTPFLELAPLAALNMYNNDAPCAGLIAGIGRVSGVDCMIVCNDATVKGGTYYPLTVKKHLRAQEVAQQNHLPCIYLVDSGGANLPNQDEVFPDRDHFGRIFFNQANMSAMGISQIAVVMGSCTAGGAYVPAMSDESIIVKNQGTIFLGGPPLVKAATGEVVSAEDLGGGDVHTRLSGVADHLAQNDLHALQLARNAVRNLNKNKPLAPADQAQVAPKFAAEELYGVIPVDTRKPFDVREIIARIVDGSEFDEFKARYGTTLVCGFARIEGMMVGIIANNGILFSESALKGAHFIELCCQRKIPLVFLQNITGFMVGRKYENEGIARNGAKMVTAVATASVPKFTIIIGGSFGAGNYGMCGRAYSPRFLWMWPNARISVMGGEQAAGVLATVKRDGIEAKGGQWSMEEEEAFKAPIRRQYEDQGHPYYATARLWDDGVIDPADTRRVLALGLAATRNAPIEDTKFGLFRM from the coding sequence ATGACCATTCTCGACACCCAACTCAACGCCCGCTCGGCGGACTTTCTGGCCAATGCCGCCGCCATGCGTACGCTGGTCGACGACCTGCGCGCCCAGCTCGACAAGGTGGCCCAGGGCGGCGGCGAAGCCGCGCGTGCCAAGCACACCGCACGCGGCAAGCTGCTGCCGCGTGAGCGCGTGCAAATGCTGCTGGACCCCGGTACGCCGTTCCTCGAACTCGCGCCGCTGGCTGCGCTGAACATGTACAACAACGACGCACCCTGCGCGGGGCTCATCGCCGGCATTGGCCGCGTGAGTGGCGTGGACTGCATGATCGTGTGCAACGACGCCACGGTGAAGGGCGGCACCTACTACCCGCTCACCGTCAAGAAGCACCTGCGTGCCCAAGAGGTGGCGCAGCAGAACCACTTGCCCTGCATCTACCTGGTGGACTCCGGCGGCGCCAACCTGCCCAACCAGGACGAGGTGTTCCCCGACCGCGACCACTTCGGCCGCATCTTCTTCAACCAGGCCAACATGAGCGCCATGGGCATCAGCCAGATCGCCGTGGTCATGGGCTCGTGCACGGCGGGCGGCGCCTACGTTCCCGCGATGAGCGACGAGTCCATCATCGTCAAGAACCAGGGCACCATCTTTTTGGGTGGCCCGCCGTTGGTCAAAGCCGCCACGGGCGAGGTGGTGAGCGCCGAAGACCTGGGCGGTGGCGATGTGCACACGCGCCTGTCGGGCGTGGCCGACCACCTCGCGCAGAACGATCTGCACGCACTGCAGCTGGCACGCAATGCGGTGCGAAATTTGAATAAGAACAAGCCTCTAGCGCCCGCAGATCAAGCGCAGGTAGCTCCTAAATTTGCAGCAGAAGAACTCTACGGCGTGATCCCTGTGGACACGCGCAAGCCCTTTGATGTGCGCGAGATCATTGCCCGCATCGTGGATGGCAGCGAGTTCGACGAGTTCAAGGCGCGCTACGGCACCACGCTGGTTTGCGGCTTTGCACGCATCGAGGGGATGATGGTCGGCATCATCGCCAACAACGGCATCTTGTTCAGCGAGTCGGCCCTGAAGGGCGCGCACTTCATCGAGCTGTGCTGCCAGCGCAAGATTCCGCTCGTGTTCCTGCAGAACATCACCGGCTTCATGGTCGGCCGCAAGTACGAAAACGAAGGCATTGCCCGCAACGGTGCCAAGATGGTCACGGCCGTGGCCACGGCGAGCGTTCCCAAGTTCACCATCATCATTGGCGGCAGCTTTGGCGCGGGCAACTACGGCATGTGCGGCCGCGCGTACAGCCCCCGCTTCCTGTGGATGTGGCCCAACGCGCGCATCAGCGTCATGGGCGGCGAGCAGGCCGCTGGCGTGCTGGCCACGGTGAAGCGCGACGGCATCGAGGCCAAGGGCGGGCAGTGGAGCATGGAGGAAGAAGAAGCCTTCAAGGCCCCCATCCGCCGCCAGTACGAAGACCAGGGCCACCCCTACTACGCTACTGCCCGCCTTTGGGACGACGGCGTGATCGACCCCGCCGACACCCGCCGCGTGCTGGCGCTGGGCCTGGCCGCCACGCGCAACGCGCCCATTGAAGACACCAAGTTCGGCCTGTTCCGGATGTAA
- a CDS encoding DinB family protein produces MDAVDHFTQLARYNVWATARVLDGVRALPEEAYRRDVGLFFKSVHGTLNHLLVGEHHLWFVRFAEGISPKVALDAELESDRAQLDARLREGADRWVPLIASFSPERWTGTLDYTTMRGTAASLPFAATLAHVFNHGTHHRGQITAALTALGQPCPELDLVYFLQNPSKP; encoded by the coding sequence ATGGACGCTGTTGACCACTTCACCCAGCTGGCACGCTACAACGTGTGGGCCACGGCGCGCGTGCTCGATGGCGTGCGGGCGCTGCCGGAGGAGGCCTACCGGCGCGACGTAGGCCTGTTCTTCAAAAGCGTCCACGGCACGCTCAACCACCTGCTGGTGGGCGAGCACCATTTATGGTTTGTGCGCTTTGCCGAAGGCATCTCGCCCAAGGTGGCGCTGGACGCCGAGCTGGAGAGTGACCGCGCGCAGCTCGATGCCCGCCTGCGCGAAGGCGCGGACCGTTGGGTGCCGCTGATTGCGTCGTTCTCGCCCGAGCGCTGGACCGGCACGCTCGACTACACCACCATGCGCGGCACGGCGGCATCGCTGCCTTTTGCCGCCACGTTGGCGCATGTGTTCAACCACGGCACACACCACCGGGGCCAGATCACTGCGGCATTGACCGCGCTGGGCCAGCCGTGCCCCGAGCTGGACCTTGTCTACTTTCTGCAAAACCCGTCCAAGCCATGA
- a CDS encoding DUF4238 domain-containing protein, producing MTESRNHHFVPQGYLRGFGWKRGKHHMVIVHDFKEQKTYEANTRNVCAQRDFMRFDFNDRAPDWLENELGKLESNAVTAIRDVASSGDFRGGNRNHILNLMAVLAVRSPEQRESMRDFHARVAERMLDLLLENKEDWEKHKRDMEQETVTHFGRLRGPLQMAPPCIRLLATKCVPSRHSLSCPIEADCRHSIL from the coding sequence ATGACCGAATCCCGCAATCACCACTTTGTCCCGCAGGGCTATCTGCGTGGCTTCGGATGGAAGCGAGGGAAACATCACATGGTGATAGTCCACGACTTCAAAGAGCAGAAGACCTACGAAGCCAACACTCGCAACGTCTGTGCTCAACGTGACTTTATGCGCTTTGATTTCAATGACCGCGCGCCAGACTGGCTTGAGAATGAGCTTGGAAAACTCGAATCGAACGCCGTTACTGCAATACGGGACGTCGCCTCGTCAGGCGACTTTCGTGGCGGCAATAGAAATCACATACTCAACTTGATGGCCGTGCTCGCAGTTCGCTCACCAGAGCAACGCGAGAGCATGCGTGACTTTCACGCGCGGGTGGCAGAGCGCATGTTGGATTTGCTGCTGGAGAACAAGGAAGACTGGGAAAAGCACAAAAGGGATATGGAGCAGGAAACCGTTACTCATTTTGGGCGGCTTCGTGGGCCACTTCAGATGGCCCCACCTTGCATTCGACTGCTTGCGACCAAATGCGTGCCGTCAAGACATTCCCTCAGTTGCCCGATTGAGGCTGATTGCCGTCACTCGATTCTGTAA
- a CDS encoding AraC family transcriptional regulator — MVANRATAGTLCNVKPPAPPAHRLPASATAPAATPIAPAATPIAFVRAIVLAYERRGMSPERALAQAQIAPQLLQDDSARITAWQMEQISDAAMQELDDEALGWFSRRLPWGSYGMLARASISSPTLQVALARWCRHHGLLADDIALHLTTTGDTATLAITEARDLGALREFCLVSVLRNAHGLACWMVDSRIPLIAAEFAFDAPPHADAYAVLFRGPVTFHAPSTAIHFDARYLHLPLRRDEQALRQMLQHALPLTVLHYRRDRLLVQRVRQLLAAPLPGQPAHALPQHSAESLAALLHVSPRTLHRQLKEEDATLQGLKDEVRRTRAVELLHRTQRPIKQVAEAAGFENEKSFIRAFRGWTGQSPAEFRRAQATIP, encoded by the coding sequence ATGGTTGCAAATCGTGCCACGGCTGGCACACTCTGTAACGTGAAACCACCTGCCCCACCCGCCCACCGCCTGCCTGCTTCCGCCACAGCCCCCGCCGCTACGCCCATCGCACCGGCGGCCACGCCCATCGCCTTCGTGCGCGCCATTGTTCTGGCCTACGAACGGCGCGGCATGAGCCCCGAACGCGCCCTGGCCCAGGCACAGATTGCGCCGCAGCTGCTGCAAGACGACAGCGCCCGCATCACCGCCTGGCAGATGGAACAGATCTCCGACGCCGCCATGCAGGAGCTGGACGACGAGGCCCTGGGCTGGTTCAGCCGCCGCCTGCCCTGGGGCAGCTACGGCATGCTGGCGCGAGCATCCATCAGCTCACCCACGCTGCAGGTGGCCCTGGCCCGCTGGTGCCGCCACCACGGCCTGCTGGCGGACGACATTGCGCTGCACCTCACCACCACCGGCGACACTGCCACCCTGGCCATCACCGAGGCGCGCGACCTGGGCGCGCTGCGCGAGTTCTGCCTGGTGTCGGTGCTGCGCAATGCCCACGGCCTGGCCTGCTGGATGGTGGACTCGCGCATCCCCCTCATCGCCGCCGAATTTGCGTTTGATGCCCCGCCGCACGCCGATGCGTATGCCGTGCTGTTCCGGGGCCCCGTCACCTTCCACGCGCCGAGCACGGCCATCCACTTCGACGCCCGCTACCTGCACCTGCCCCTGCGCCGCGACGAGCAGGCCCTGCGCCAGATGCTGCAGCACGCCCTGCCCCTGACCGTGCTGCACTACCGCCGCGACCGCCTGCTGGTGCAACGCGTGCGCCAACTGCTGGCCGCCCCCCTGCCGGGCCAGCCCGCCCACGCCCTGCCCCAGCACAGCGCCGAATCCCTGGCCGCGCTGCTGCACGTATCGCCGCGCACGCTGCACCGGCAGTTGAAGGAAGAAGATGCCACGCTTCAGGGCCTGAAAGACGAGGTGCGCCGCACCCGCGCGGTGGAGCTGCTGCACCGCACGCAGCGCCCTATCAAGCAGGTGGCGGAGGCGGCGGGGTTTGAGAACGAGAAGAGTTTTATCCGGGCGTTTCGCGGGTGGACGGGGCAGTCGCCGGCGGAGTTTCGGAGGGCGCAAGCGACAATTCCGTGA
- a CDS encoding tripartite tricarboxylate transporter substrate binding protein has translation MKYRIPSFAAALMIGVLAPLQAARAEYPEKPVRLIVPAAPGGAADNHARALAIELHKRLGQPFVIENKPGASGAIGMDVVAKAAPDGYTIGSNNLATFIVGTLTAKQLPYRIESDFTPIASLFTQPNLVGVTPSLPVKTLVELIAYAKANPNMISFGSTGQGTSLHVLTEMLRMNSGIEMVHAPYKSAPAAEGDLAAGHIQLMISNFTSMEPQVKAGRIRALAITSSTRSPRLPDVPTVAQAGAPYLEMVTWAGIVGPKGMPPAIVKRLNTTINEILSDPNFKKQYEAMGSETDIKTPEQFAAMIKSDLAKWGEVIRKGRITAD, from the coding sequence TTGAAGTACCGAATTCCCAGCTTTGCTGCAGCGCTCATGATCGGCGTCCTCGCCCCCCTGCAGGCTGCCCGTGCGGAGTATCCCGAAAAACCCGTCCGACTGATCGTCCCTGCGGCGCCAGGCGGCGCAGCGGACAACCACGCACGCGCACTGGCCATCGAGCTCCACAAGCGGCTGGGGCAGCCGTTCGTCATTGAAAACAAGCCCGGTGCATCCGGCGCGATTGGTATGGACGTGGTTGCAAAGGCAGCGCCTGATGGCTACACCATCGGCAGCAACAACCTCGCCACGTTCATCGTGGGTACGCTCACTGCGAAGCAGCTGCCGTATCGCATCGAGAGCGACTTCACGCCAATTGCCTCGCTGTTTACGCAGCCGAATCTCGTTGGCGTTACGCCGAGCCTACCGGTGAAGACGCTCGTTGAACTGATCGCATATGCGAAGGCGAACCCGAACATGATCTCCTTCGGCTCGACGGGTCAAGGTACGTCTCTTCACGTCCTGACAGAAATGCTGCGTATGAACTCAGGCATCGAGATGGTCCATGCGCCATACAAGAGCGCGCCGGCAGCCGAAGGCGATCTTGCCGCTGGCCATATCCAGCTGATGATCAGCAATTTCACTTCGATGGAGCCACAGGTCAAGGCGGGCCGTATTCGTGCGTTGGCCATCACAAGCTCAACGCGCTCGCCGCGGTTGCCCGACGTACCGACCGTCGCTCAGGCGGGAGCGCCTTACCTCGAGATGGTGACCTGGGCGGGGATCGTCGGTCCGAAGGGCATGCCTCCCGCGATCGTGAAGAGGCTAAATACGACCATCAATGAGATCCTGTCGGATCCCAACTTCAAGAAGCAGTACGAGGCCATGGGCTCCGAAACCGACATCAAGACGCCCGAGCAGTTCGCGGCGATGATCAAGTCGGATCTCGCAAAGTGGGGTGAAGTCATCCGCAAGGGCCGGATCACGGCCGACTAA
- a CDS encoding NAD/NADP-dependent octopine/nopaline dehydrogenase family protein yields the protein MKETYPMGKIAIVGAGNVGQAIAGHMTLLGHDVRLYSRWERDFEAINSTGGIELSGDVEGRAAKPLLTTDIERAVKGADTVIVAAPAFAHAYLSQQLAALLEPEQLVVFQPSVLGSSLELARHFASARRPPCLIAETPTSLYTCRLRGPAKVYIGAIKQAVQLATIPHMACDKALNRLSQYFGNRYVAGTDTLSVGLGNCNAIYHVPPAVLNIKTVEDSDKLPQHTLVTPRIAEVINALDEERLSLAAALDVKTHSFWQFLEAAYGVTDGTYVERIVQGYGRQAFPEPDSLTHRYFTEDIPFGLVTWSSLAKQIGLPLPLTDAFIRISGILCDTDFEATGRTARVLGLEENDPVSIKAAFLNGVPR from the coding sequence ATGAAAGAAACATACCCCATGGGAAAAATTGCAATTGTCGGCGCTGGAAACGTTGGCCAAGCCATCGCTGGCCACATGACTCTGCTCGGCCACGATGTCCGACTGTACTCACGGTGGGAACGCGATTTCGAAGCGATCAACTCGACCGGCGGCATCGAGCTATCAGGCGATGTGGAAGGCCGTGCGGCGAAACCTCTGCTAACCACTGATATCGAGAGGGCGGTCAAGGGCGCAGACACCGTCATCGTCGCAGCACCAGCGTTCGCCCATGCATACTTGTCGCAGCAGCTTGCTGCATTGCTGGAGCCGGAGCAATTGGTGGTTTTCCAGCCCAGTGTGCTGGGGAGTTCGCTGGAACTCGCGAGGCATTTTGCGTCGGCTCGGCGTCCTCCCTGCCTGATCGCGGAAACGCCAACCAGCCTCTATACCTGCCGCCTGCGCGGTCCTGCCAAGGTCTACATCGGAGCCATCAAGCAAGCCGTGCAACTGGCAACCATACCGCACATGGCCTGTGACAAGGCACTCAACCGACTCAGCCAGTACTTCGGCAATCGCTACGTGGCCGGCACCGACACGCTTTCGGTAGGCCTTGGAAACTGCAACGCGATCTATCACGTTCCCCCCGCAGTATTGAACATCAAAACGGTGGAGGACTCGGACAAGCTCCCTCAGCACACGCTGGTCACTCCCAGAATTGCAGAAGTCATCAACGCCCTGGATGAAGAGCGCCTGTCTCTAGCGGCAGCTCTTGACGTAAAGACACACAGCTTCTGGCAGTTTCTCGAAGCCGCCTACGGCGTCACCGACGGCACTTATGTGGAGCGGATTGTCCAGGGCTACGGACGCCAGGCGTTCCCCGAACCCGACTCGTTGACCCACCGTTACTTCACGGAGGACATCCCCTTCGGTCTGGTCACCTGGAGTTCGTTGGCCAAACAAATAGGACTGCCGCTTCCGCTTACGGATGCTTTCATCAGGATTAGCGGGATCCTCTGCGATACCGACTTCGAAGCCACGGGTCGCACGGCACGCGTGCTGGGCCTGGAAGAAAACGACCCGGTGTCCATCAAAGCTGCATTTCTCAACGGTGTGCCACGTTGA
- a CDS encoding DUF4126 domain-containing protein, with amino-acid sequence MDTLWFNIVQWLHTLGLHVDGGTARAVGDAAANATAQLDMPGLLALAAALGWASGFRLYAVVFIVGGMGALGWLALPPGLQVLQSPLVLLVAGSLMLVEFFADKVPWVDSAWDAVHAFIRVPGGALLAAGVFGADNATMGVVAGLLGGSLAATSLATKMTTRAAANTSPEPFSNWGLSFFEDGLVIAVVWLATQHPVAFGVALVLMVAVSVLLLVVLFKFLRAVVRRLSSFFSGSAKVA; translated from the coding sequence ATGGACACCCTCTGGTTCAACATCGTGCAGTGGCTCCACACGCTGGGGCTGCATGTGGATGGCGGCACGGCGCGCGCTGTGGGCGATGCGGCGGCCAACGCCACGGCGCAGCTCGACATGCCCGGCCTCCTGGCCCTGGCGGCCGCGCTGGGGTGGGCGAGCGGGTTTCGGCTGTATGCCGTGGTCTTCATCGTGGGCGGGATGGGCGCACTCGGCTGGCTGGCGCTGCCGCCGGGCCTGCAGGTGCTGCAAAGCCCGCTGGTGCTGCTGGTGGCCGGCAGCCTGATGCTGGTCGAATTCTTTGCCGACAAGGTGCCGTGGGTGGACAGCGCCTGGGACGCCGTGCACGCGTTCATCCGCGTGCCGGGGGGCGCGCTGCTGGCTGCAGGCGTGTTCGGTGCCGATAACGCCACGATGGGCGTGGTGGCGGGGCTGCTGGGCGGGTCGCTCGCCGCCACATCGCTGGCCACCAAGATGACCACGCGTGCAGCGGCCAACACTTCGCCGGAGCCGTTCTCCAACTGGGGGCTGTCGTTCTTCGAAGATGGCCTGGTGATCGCCGTGGTCTGGCTCGCCACCCAGCACCCGGTGGCCTTTGGCGTCGCGCTGGTGCTGATGGTGGCCGTGTCGGTGCTGTTGCTGGTGGTGCTGTTCAAGTTTCTGCGCGCCGTGGTGCGGCGCTTGTCTTCTTTCTTTTCTGGTTCTGCCAAGGTGGCCTAA